A window from Kovacikia minuta CCNUW1 encodes these proteins:
- a CDS encoding DUF3656 domain-containing U32 family peptidase, with amino-acid sequence MANCGQSFAGETPQFQRPIQVEIYGEVGLPLTAIARDQSGHLVRVESTLPLVEARTQPLTHERLQEQLGRLGNTPFKLEKLVNHLQGGVLLPISELNRLRREIVSQLETLRAQPPRWQLRSAASLSDLLPTPGATPNPAPLPSPQLLVLVRNLDQLHAALQSGIETLYCEFEDPRAYREAVSLVKEGRGQKAEGRGQKAEGEGDGGDGEGGEGGEDAGMRGHGDTGTRQSAIPNLQSAIPTPHTPHPTPSPAIQNSKLKTQNSSPTLHTPHPTPSIWVAPPRITKPGETWILQQVRACDADGYLVRNYDQLQFFAGDRCIGDFSLNVANPLSADFFKQQFGLERLTASYDLNIHQLGDLLGSCPPEWFEVTIHQHMPMFHMEHCVFCAFLSDGTDYTNCGRPCENHRVKLRDRVGAEHSLKADAGCRNTLFNGTAQTGAEYAQPLLNLGLRHFRIEFVDETPEQVRQTIQKYQKLLGGEITGSQLWRELKLQNQLGVTRGPMIANTHN; translated from the coding sequence ATCGCCAACTGCGGTCAGAGCTTTGCGGGAGAAACGCCCCAGTTCCAGCGCCCGATTCAGGTAGAGATATACGGAGAGGTGGGGTTGCCCTTGACGGCGATCGCCCGTGATCAGTCAGGGCATCTGGTTCGGGTAGAATCCACCCTCCCTTTGGTCGAAGCCCGCACCCAACCCCTGACCCACGAGCGGTTACAGGAACAGTTGGGGCGATTGGGCAATACGCCGTTCAAGTTAGAGAAATTGGTCAATCATCTACAAGGTGGTGTTCTGTTGCCGATTAGCGAACTCAACCGTTTACGCCGAGAAATTGTTTCCCAATTAGAAACATTGAGAGCGCAACCGCCCCGTTGGCAACTGCGATCGGCTGCCTCGCTATCTGACCTGTTACCCACTCCTGGGGCAACCCCCAACCCTGCGCCCTTACCATCCCCTCAACTGCTCGTCCTGGTACGAAATCTCGATCAACTCCATGCCGCCTTACAATCCGGCATCGAAACCCTCTACTGCGAATTTGAAGATCCCCGTGCCTATCGAGAAGCGGTGAGTTTGGTGAAGGAGGGCAGGGGACAGAAGGCAGAAGGCAGAGGGCAGAAGGCAGAAGGAGAGGGAGATGGGGGAGATGGGGAAGGTGGGGAAGGTGGGGAAGACGCAGGGATGCGGGGACACGGGGACACGGGGACACGTCAATCTGCAATCCCCAATCTGCAATCTGCAATCCCCACACCCCACACCCCACACCCCACACCCTCTCCTGCAATTCAAAACTCAAAACTTAAAACTCAAAACTCCTCCCCCACACTCCACACCCCACACCCCACACCCTCTATTTGGGTCGCTCCACCTCGGATTACCAAGCCGGGTGAAACCTGGATCTTGCAGCAGGTACGGGCGTGCGATGCGGATGGTTATCTTGTCCGCAACTATGACCAGCTTCAGTTTTTTGCCGGCGATCGCTGCATTGGGGACTTCTCCTTGAATGTGGCAAACCCCTTGAGCGCAGACTTTTTCAAGCAGCAGTTTGGGCTGGAACGGCTCACTGCCTCCTATGATCTGAATATTCATCAACTGGGCGATTTGCTTGGCAGTTGTCCGCCGGAATGGTTTGAGGTAACGATTCATCAACATATGCCGATGTTCCACATGGAGCATTGTGTCTTTTGCGCTTTTCTCTCGGATGGAACGGACTATACCAACTGTGGGCGTCCCTGCGAAAACCACAGGGTGAAATTGCGCGATCGGGTTGGGGCTGAACACTCGCTAAAAGCCGATGCGGGCTGCCGCAATACCCTGTTTAATGGCACGGCTCAAACGGGGGCAGAATATGCCCAACCTCTGCTGAACCTTGGCTTACGCCACTTCCGAATTGAATTTGTGGATGAAACTCCAGAACAGGTCAGGCAGACTATCCAGAAATACCAGAAATTGCTTGGTGGAGAAATAACCGGTTCTCAATTGTGGCGAGAACTCAAGTTACAAAATCAACTGGGTGTCACCCGTGGCCCTATGATTGCCAACACCCATAACTAA
- a CDS encoding class I SAM-dependent methyltransferase, giving the protein MRTDTVWQNQTLVENFLTGVRGAIPYAMDQINIALRVLDQTGTPLRRVADLGCGDGTIAQVVLNHYPEAQVYAIDFSEPMLNRAKQRLQPFAERVEFIQADLYTPDWQTGLEPFDAILSGYCIHHLPDDRKRELYREIYNLLTPGGGFLNIEHVASTSPWVEHLFNESLVDSLYTWHQEQGGTSSREEVARRFVYREDKQANILAPVEVQCEWLRAIGFQQVDCYFKWFELAVFGGIAGGR; this is encoded by the coding sequence ATGAGAACCGATACCGTATGGCAAAATCAAACACTTGTCGAAAACTTCTTGACGGGTGTGCGGGGGGCCATTCCCTACGCAATGGATCAAATCAACATCGCCTTGCGAGTTCTGGATCAGACGGGAACTCCGCTGCGGCGAGTCGCAGATTTAGGTTGTGGAGATGGCACGATCGCCCAGGTTGTGCTGAACCATTACCCCGAAGCCCAGGTCTACGCGATCGATTTTTCTGAACCCATGTTGAACCGGGCAAAGCAGCGGCTTCAGCCCTTTGCCGAACGGGTTGAATTCATCCAGGCAGACCTTTACACTCCCGACTGGCAGACGGGTCTGGAGCCATTTGATGCGATCCTATCGGGCTATTGTATCCATCACCTGCCGGACGATCGCAAACGCGAACTCTACCGCGAAATTTACAACCTGCTGACACCGGGAGGCGGATTCCTGAATATTGAACACGTGGCGTCCACCTCGCCCTGGGTTGAGCATTTATTTAATGAGTCGCTGGTCGATTCGCTCTATACCTGGCACCAGGAACAGGGGGGCACATCCTCACGGGAGGAGGTCGCCAGGCGCTTTGTCTACAGAGAGGACAAGCAGGCAAATATCCTCGCTCCTGTGGAGGTGCAATGCGAATGGCTGCGGGCGATCGGCTTTCAGCAGGTAGACTGCTACTTCAAATGGTTTGAACTGGCAGTGTTTGGAGGAATCGCAGGTGGTAGGTGA
- a CDS encoding MFS transporter, translated as MRKLPATTVYLILTAASTLFNYSVFTVSAIYRVNVAGLNPLQLVLVGTVMEATVFLCEIPTGVLADVYSRRWSIVIGTFLVGAAFILEGTCPISSCILLAQVLWGIGYTFMSGAEQAWIADEVGEERVQQVYLRAAQISYVGGLFGTFLSVGLASLRLGLPIVMGGCCFIGLGVFLALFMPEQGFEHKTSGDQTSWGAMTQTLQSGICLIYRQPMLLLILGIGAFHGLASEGLDRLWEWHFLENFTFPDLGQLQPIVWFGIIHAIANLLNILGVEIVRQPSIQRFAAARILFVMDSLLVASLITFGLAHSFELALAACWSTDLLRAVHHPLYTVWINQKLDSATRATVFSLSSQVNAIGQILGGPLVGVIGNHFSVRAAIATSGIMLVPVLLLYFQAFRLNRKVVTDRD; from the coding sequence ATGAGGAAACTGCCTGCAACAACTGTCTACCTGATTCTGACGGCTGCCTCGACGCTATTTAATTATTCGGTTTTTACCGTCAGTGCTATCTATCGGGTCAATGTGGCAGGGTTGAATCCCTTGCAATTGGTGTTGGTGGGAACTGTGATGGAAGCCACGGTGTTTCTGTGTGAAATTCCCACAGGGGTTTTGGCAGATGTGTATAGCCGTCGTTGGTCGATCGTCATTGGGACATTTTTGGTTGGGGCAGCGTTCATATTAGAGGGAACCTGCCCCATTTCTAGCTGCATATTGCTGGCACAGGTGCTCTGGGGAATTGGCTATACCTTCATGAGTGGTGCAGAACAAGCCTGGATTGCGGATGAAGTGGGTGAGGAAAGGGTGCAGCAAGTTTATTTGCGAGCTGCCCAAATCAGCTACGTCGGTGGGCTGTTTGGTACTTTTTTGAGTGTTGGACTTGCCAGCCTGCGGTTGGGGTTGCCGATCGTTATGGGCGGCTGTTGCTTTATTGGGTTGGGTGTCTTTTTGGCGCTATTCATGCCCGAACAGGGGTTTGAACACAAAACTTCAGGAGATCAAACTTCCTGGGGGGCGATGACTCAGACGTTGCAGAGTGGTATTTGTCTCATTTATCGACAACCAATGTTGCTCCTGATTTTGGGGATTGGGGCGTTTCATGGGCTTGCCAGCGAGGGACTCGATCGCCTGTGGGAATGGCATTTTCTGGAAAACTTTACCTTTCCTGACCTGGGGCAGTTGCAACCCATTGTTTGGTTTGGAATCATTCATGCGATCGCCAACCTGTTAAACATTCTGGGCGTGGAAATTGTGCGGCAACCCTCCATCCAACGATTTGCAGCCGCCAGAATTTTATTTGTGATGGATAGCTTGCTCGTTGCCAGCCTGATTACATTTGGGTTGGCACACAGCTTTGAACTGGCGCTTGCTGCTTGCTGGTCAACCGATCTGCTGCGGGCGGTTCACCATCCTCTGTATACCGTCTGGATTAATCAGAAGCTTGATTCAGCAACGCGGGCAACAGTCTTTTCCCTCAGTAGTCAGGTGAATGCGATCGGGCAAATCTTGGGCGGTCCTCTGGTTGGCGTGATTGGAAATCACTTTTCAGTCCGTGCGGCGATCGCCACCTCCGGGATTATGCTCGTGCCCGTGCTGCTTTTATATTTTCAAGCGTTTAGGCTAAATAGGAAGGTGGTAACGGATAGGGATTAG
- a CDS encoding diacylglycerol/lipid kinase family protein, whose translation MKRARLIMNPVSGVDEPNPMKLPEIIEALEAENIRAELAFTKPDESPRVIAQQAVQEGYDLVIVGGGDGTVSEVAKGLLDAPIPLGIVPFGTYNNIARSLDLPIDIKEACQVLSQGQIKQIDVGLANDEHYFFEAAGVGLDAILFPLGEEIKGGRWGRLFQAFQLAAGYRPQPMQLRLDRPLAEARTRPIPRRQFLQRRIANRSQIQIQALLVVIANGPYYGTGFMVAPDAVLDDGLLTVTIYRGFSKWELVRHFWSISRGQYHYNPKIETYQVATISLTAKARLPVHADGQSIGEVPVTFKVAKQALKVMVPAIATPTYQLRDDPNPPVALPVDSDNPPLGRGDNDV comes from the coding sequence ATGAAGCGTGCCCGTCTAATTATGAATCCCGTCTCCGGTGTTGATGAGCCAAATCCGATGAAGCTGCCTGAAATTATTGAGGCACTGGAAGCGGAAAACATTCGCGCGGAACTGGCATTTACCAAACCCGATGAGTCACCCAGGGTGATTGCTCAGCAAGCAGTGCAGGAAGGCTACGATCTGGTCATTGTAGGAGGTGGAGATGGGACGGTCAGCGAAGTCGCAAAGGGACTACTGGATGCGCCCATTCCCCTTGGTATCGTGCCCTTTGGCACTTACAACAACATTGCCCGCAGTCTTGATTTGCCGATCGACATCAAAGAGGCTTGCCAGGTTTTATCCCAGGGGCAGATCAAGCAGATTGACGTTGGACTGGCAAACGATGAACACTACTTTTTTGAAGCGGCTGGGGTAGGACTGGATGCGATACTCTTTCCATTGGGTGAAGAAATAAAAGGGGGGCGCTGGGGACGATTGTTTCAGGCATTTCAGTTAGCCGCAGGCTACCGACCCCAGCCCATGCAGCTTCGGTTAGACCGTCCCCTGGCTGAGGCACGCACCCGCCCAATCCCCCGCAGACAATTTTTACAACGCCGAATCGCCAATCGTAGCCAGATTCAGATTCAAGCGTTGCTGGTGGTGATTGCGAACGGACCCTATTACGGAACAGGATTTATGGTCGCTCCAGATGCGGTTTTGGATGATGGGCTGTTAACCGTTACGATTTACCGGGGATTTAGTAAGTGGGAATTGGTGCGGCATTTCTGGTCGATTAGCCGGGGACAATACCACTACAACCCCAAAATTGAGACTTACCAGGTTGCGACAATTTCCCTCACCGCAAAAGCCAGATTACCGGTGCATGCTGATGGTCAGTCGATCGGCGAGGTTCCGGTTACGTTTAAGGTTGCGAAACAGGCATTGAAAGTGATGGTTCCCGCGATCGCCACCCCTACCTATCAGCTTCGCGATGATCCCAATCCCCCTGTGGCACTCCCAGTGGATTCAGATAATCCTCCTTTAGGTAGAGGTGACAACGACGTTTAG
- a CDS encoding alr0857 family protein, translating into MLKFTYTESGIHLEHLTQSLEELIALRTVLAMRIGERLIAEPGTASFLLPANLPLLHRLSTIARSEKNLASPYFVDAEFVEICLHGTWLSSNTVCAEGLFFAELGEYAERLLLEVWQTYFSLQSFLMR; encoded by the coding sequence ATGCTGAAATTTACCTACACCGAATCGGGGATTCATCTGGAACATTTGACCCAATCTTTGGAGGAATTAATCGCCTTACGAACCGTTCTGGCAATGCGCATAGGTGAACGTTTAATTGCGGAACCGGGTACGGCTTCATTTTTGTTGCCTGCCAATCTACCGTTGTTGCACAGACTAAGCACGATCGCCCGTTCCGAGAAAAACCTGGCATCACCCTATTTCGTTGATGCCGAGTTTGTAGAAATTTGCTTGCATGGAACCTGGCTTTCTTCAAATACGGTCTGCGCTGAGGGGCTTTTCTTTGCCGAATTAGGGGAATACGCGGAACGGTTGCTATTAGAGGTCTGGCAGACATACTTTTCCCTCCAATCATTCTTGATGCGTTAA
- a CDS encoding GNAT family N-acetyltransferase — MKLSPPLPTPHSPLPTLWRPYRGEADLPAIADLLNTCEAVDRLEEWTSVDKLRVDLNEPDLDQSRDLRLWEDVSGTLIGFAQMWIPEPDEIQDGFLYFRVLPAARNQGLETEMLTWGAALVRQLGQERGVPAKLRSGANDTSSDRIAFLEGNGFQAVRHFYRMERSLTLPIPAPKLPSGFILRLVNGANEAQAWVDLFNQSFVDHWNHHELKLDDHLYWLNAPTYQPELDLVAIAPDGTLAAFCYSEINPEYNQRTGRKLGHVHLLGTRRGFRRMGLGRAILLESLHRFKAAGMETARLGVDTQNPSGARRLYESIGFSPVKTGIAFEKLV, encoded by the coding sequence ATGAAACTCTCTCCCCCACTCCCCACTCCCCACTCCCCACTCCCTACTCTCTGGCGTCCCTACCGGGGAGAGGCCGATCTACCCGCGATCGCTGACTTGCTCAACACCTGCGAAGCTGTCGATCGCCTGGAAGAATGGACATCCGTTGACAAACTCCGAGTTGACTTGAATGAACCTGACCTGGATCAATCAAGAGATCTGCGCCTCTGGGAGGACGTAAGCGGTACTCTAATCGGTTTTGCCCAAATGTGGATTCCAGAACCCGACGAAATTCAGGATGGTTTTCTCTATTTCAGGGTTCTGCCTGCTGCGCGCAATCAAGGCTTGGAAACCGAAATGCTTACCTGGGGGGCAGCCTTGGTACGCCAGTTAGGTCAGGAACGGGGAGTTCCAGCCAAACTGCGATCGGGGGCGAATGATACATCAAGTGACCGAATTGCTTTTCTGGAAGGTAATGGATTCCAGGCGGTGCGACACTTCTACAGGATGGAGCGATCGCTCACCCTTCCCATTCCCGCACCCAAACTTCCGTCTGGATTCATCCTGCGTCTGGTGAACGGTGCAAACGAAGCTCAGGCTTGGGTTGATTTATTCAACCAGTCCTTCGTTGACCACTGGAACCACCACGAATTGAAGCTAGATGATCACCTCTACTGGCTGAATGCGCCCACCTACCAACCCGAACTGGATCTGGTTGCGATCGCCCCCGATGGCACCCTTGCCGCATTCTGCTACAGCGAAATTAACCCCGAATACAACCAGCGCACCGGACGCAAGTTAGGTCATGTGCATCTACTAGGAACCCGGCGAGGATTTCGGCGCATGGGTTTAGGACGGGCAATTTTGCTAGAAAGCCTGCATCGGTTTAAAGCAGCCGGAATGGAAACCGCCAGATTAGGGGTTGATACCCAGAATCCATCCGGTGCAAGACGACTGTACGAATCGATCGGATTCTCTCCTGTCAAGACTGGGATTGCCTTCGAAAAGCTGGTTTGA
- a CDS encoding peptidase U32 family protein yields the protein MSSLPQPTFPTDRPGTHQPELLAPAGNWDCARAAVENGADAIYFGLDRFNARMRAENFTEADLPELMAFLHRRGVKGYVTLNTLIFPTELPEADQYLRTIIAAGVDAVIVQDVGICRLIRYLSPDFPIHASTQMTVTSAAGVQFAKSLGCQLVVLARECSLKDINKIQQQISEQGISFPLEVFVHGALCVAYSGQCLTSEALGGRSANRGECAQACRMPYDLIADGKLVELGDRKYLLSPQDLAGLEILPDLIKTGVTCLKIEGRLKTPEYVANVTRVYRQALERVISPTPHSPLPTPQDRYNLEMAFSRGLYTGWFRGSNNQELVHARFGKKRGVYLGEVVDIRQQQVIVRPQAPVKPGDGVVFDAGHPAAKEEGGRIDAVEHRGQEVRLTFGRHDLNLKRVQIGDKVWKTSDPELDRQLRSELCGRNAPVPAPDSGRDIRRGGVALDGDRP from the coding sequence GTGAGTTCCCTTCCCCAACCAACCTTCCCCACTGACCGACCTGGCACTCATCAACCTGAGTTGCTTGCACCCGCAGGAAACTGGGACTGTGCCAGAGCAGCGGTAGAGAATGGAGCGGACGCCATTTACTTCGGACTCGATCGGTTTAATGCCCGGATGCGGGCAGAGAATTTTACAGAAGCCGACCTGCCTGAATTAATGGCGTTTCTGCATCGACGGGGGGTGAAGGGCTACGTCACCCTGAATACCCTCATTTTTCCTACAGAATTGCCAGAGGCAGACCAGTATCTACGAACCATCATTGCCGCAGGCGTGGATGCGGTGATTGTGCAGGATGTGGGCATTTGTCGCTTAATCCGCTACCTCTCACCCGATTTTCCGATCCACGCCTCTACCCAGATGACCGTTACGAGCGCGGCAGGCGTGCAATTTGCAAAATCGCTGGGCTGTCAATTGGTGGTGCTGGCGCGGGAGTGTTCGCTCAAGGATATCAATAAAATTCAGCAGCAGATCAGCGAACAGGGAATTTCGTTCCCCCTGGAAGTTTTTGTGCATGGTGCGTTGTGTGTGGCTTACTCTGGGCAATGCCTGACCAGCGAGGCACTGGGGGGCCGTTCTGCCAACCGGGGTGAGTGTGCCCAGGCTTGCCGCATGCCCTACGACTTAATTGCGGATGGCAAGTTAGTGGAGTTGGGCGATCGCAAATACCTCCTCAGCCCCCAGGATCTGGCAGGACTGGAAATTCTCCCTGACCTGATTAAAACAGGAGTAACCTGCCTGAAAATTGAAGGTCGCCTGAAAACCCCTGAATACGTTGCCAACGTAACTCGTGTGTATCGGCAAGCCCTGGAGCGGGTGATCTCTCCCACTCCCCACTCCCCACTCCCCACTCCCCAGGATCGCTACAATCTGGAGATGGCATTCTCACGCGGACTCTACACAGGTTGGTTTCGTGGGAGCAACAATCAGGAATTGGTTCACGCCCGGTTTGGTAAAAAGCGCGGCGTTTACCTGGGAGAGGTGGTCGATATTCGTCAGCAGCAGGTGATTGTGCGTCCCCAAGCTCCCGTTAAACCTGGGGATGGCGTTGTCTTTGATGCGGGACATCCCGCAGCCAAGGAAGAAGGAGGACGGATTGATGCGGTTGAACACCGGGGGCAGGAAGTCAGATTAACCTTTGGACGGCACGACCTGAATCTTAAGCGGGTACAAATAGGCGATAAAGTTTGGAAAACCAGCGATCCAGAGCTGGATCGCCAACTGCGGTCAGAGCTTTGCGGGAGAAACGCCCCAGTTCCAGCGCCCGATTCAGGTAGAGATATACGGAGAGGTGGGGTTGCCCTTGACGGCGATCGCCCGTGA
- a CDS encoding phosphodiester glycosidase family protein, whose translation MTKKNWRFGILFLALGSILGGIGLLTVRGGSPTGSSSTASPAPDRPMQKQPLHYQVYTLPKSVVYTLQIPAHGQFQVVPALSQNVDRLENFAHKNGAIAVINGGFFDPMNQKSTSYVMQQGKQVADPKLNERLVNNPDLTPYLNQIFDRSEFRRYRCGQDFRYAIARHNAPLPEGCQLVDALGAGPQLLPTMTAVQEGFLDEANGVVLRDSLGSQQPNARSAIGITSDGSVVWVMVAQKTEDPTDSGMSLPELANFMKTLGVKEAINLDGGSSSSFYYEGKTVYGKVNQAGERVERSVKSVLFVRGQEPEARSQN comes from the coding sequence ATGACAAAAAAAAACTGGCGATTTGGTATTCTCTTCCTCGCTCTGGGAAGCATTTTGGGGGGGATAGGGTTGTTAACGGTTCGGGGTGGATCGCCCACCGGATCTTCTTCAACGGCTTCCCCCGCACCCGATCGACCGATGCAAAAGCAACCCCTTCACTACCAGGTGTATACCTTACCCAAAAGTGTGGTGTATACCTTGCAGATTCCGGCTCATGGTCAATTTCAGGTCGTTCCTGCCCTATCGCAGAACGTAGACAGATTGGAGAATTTTGCTCACAAAAATGGAGCGATCGCGGTGATTAATGGTGGCTTCTTTGACCCGATGAACCAGAAATCGACTTCCTATGTGATGCAGCAGGGGAAGCAGGTCGCCGATCCCAAACTCAACGAAAGACTGGTCAACAACCCTGATCTGACTCCCTATTTGAACCAGATTTTTGATCGTTCCGAGTTCCGCCGTTATCGCTGTGGGCAGGATTTTCGGTATGCGATCGCCCGTCACAATGCCCCGCTGCCAGAGGGATGCCAGCTTGTGGATGCGCTGGGGGCTGGTCCCCAACTGCTCCCAACCATGACTGCGGTACAAGAGGGCTTTTTAGATGAGGCAAATGGTGTCGTCCTTCGCGATTCTCTGGGTAGCCAGCAGCCCAACGCCAGAAGTGCGATCGGCATTACTTCTGATGGCAGCGTGGTTTGGGTTATGGTTGCCCAAAAAACAGAGGACCCTACCGATTCTGGAATGTCCCTGCCAGAACTGGCAAATTTTATGAAAACGTTGGGTGTAAAAGAGGCAATCAACCTGGATGGAGGCAGTTCATCCTCTTTCTATTACGAGGGTAAAACCGTCTATGGAAAGGTAAATCAAGCGGGGGAGCGGGTCGAGCGATCGGTTAAATCCGTTTTATTCGTCAGGGGTCAGGAACCAGAAGCCAGAAGCCAGAATTGA
- a CDS encoding heme-dependent oxidative N-demethylase family protein — translation MQQRIYLPFVDRSSRLSMNLKPLSFEDWIEIDENFAFYLDCKRQLLEQCYAEVFASLPETQVAQTEVLDLLLEYLLVHFPQHYCQRGNQIENLITNEVWRIEDFSENPLDLAGRLVQEDLCLLQLKSGRYQLNAASLCFPNHWRLHDKLGKPLAHIHEPVPGYAKDLEQPVDHLFDRLKFDHPVYRLNWGIADTPELFRGYVPDKTQKPDVSTLTVTNAGEKLWLRIERQTLRRLEKSRDILFMIRTYLYPLAILENDPIAARNLEKAIQQLSPEMQAYKNILPFREILLKYLAIATSTPASSFVPKASY, via the coding sequence ATGCAACAACGCATCTATCTACCGTTCGTCGATCGTTCATCTCGTTTATCGATGAACCTCAAACCTCTATCTTTCGAAGATTGGATTGAAATTGATGAAAATTTTGCATTCTACCTCGATTGTAAAAGACAACTTCTGGAGCAGTGTTATGCAGAAGTTTTTGCAAGTCTACCGGAAACTCAAGTAGCACAAACAGAAGTGCTAGATCTATTGCTTGAGTATTTACTTGTTCATTTTCCGCAGCATTATTGTCAACGAGGAAATCAGATTGAAAATTTGATAACAAATGAAGTCTGGCGAATTGAGGATTTTTCAGAAAATCCTTTAGATCTGGCTGGAAGGCTGGTACAGGAAGATTTGTGCTTGCTGCAACTTAAATCCGGTAGATACCAATTAAATGCAGCATCCCTGTGCTTCCCAAATCACTGGAGGCTGCACGATAAACTAGGCAAACCCCTGGCTCACATTCACGAGCCTGTACCCGGATACGCAAAAGATTTGGAGCAACCCGTCGATCACTTGTTCGATCGACTGAAATTTGATCATCCCGTTTACCGACTCAATTGGGGAATTGCAGATACTCCAGAATTATTTAGAGGTTACGTCCCAGACAAAACACAAAAACCGGACGTTTCAACCCTCACAGTAACCAACGCTGGAGAAAAACTCTGGCTCAGAATCGAACGGCAAACGCTCAGGAGATTGGAGAAAAGCAGAGATATTTTGTTTATGATTCGGACTTACCTTTATCCACTTGCTATTTTAGAAAATGACCCCATTGCCGCCCGGAATTTAGAGAAAGCGATTCAGCAGCTTTCCCCTGAAATGCAAGCCTACAAAAACATCCTACCTTTCCGGGAAATTCTGTTAAAGTACCTGGCGATCGCAACCTCTACTCCTGCGTCATCTTTTGTCCCTAAGGCTTCCTACTGA
- a CDS encoding Uma2 family endonuclease, whose product MVATSPQSTSPTLELKGEQRVVIHGLTWQSYQQILTALPDNRRARLIYDQGTLEITMPGEDHDFFSRMIGRFIWTLIEELGEQLGFEIKTMGSTTMDYPDLDKGAEPDEAFYIQNQPQVKGRKVNFAADPPPDIVVEVDITHTDINKNRFYASIGVPEFWRFNGKVLRIYQLQNQKYVEVENSPTFAVVPKFRLYEFLEQCRTSEVQASKSLRTYIQQELLHK is encoded by the coding sequence ATGGTTGCGACTTCTCCCCAATCCACCAGTCCAACCCTTGAATTGAAGGGAGAACAACGGGTGGTGATTCACGGCTTAACCTGGCAGTCTTACCAACAAATTCTCACAGCCCTCCCAGATAACCGTCGTGCCCGTTTAATTTATGACCAGGGAACGTTGGAGATAACCATGCCGGGTGAAGACCACGATTTTTTTTCGCGTATGATTGGACGCTTCATCTGGACACTGATTGAAGAATTGGGTGAGCAACTGGGTTTTGAGATCAAAACAATGGGTTCAACCACAATGGACTATCCTGACCTGGATAAAGGAGCCGAACCCGATGAAGCCTTCTACATTCAAAATCAGCCCCAGGTCAAAGGCAGGAAGGTCAATTTTGCCGCAGATCCGCCCCCTGACATTGTTGTAGAAGTCGATATTACCCATACCGATATCAACAAAAATCGTTTTTATGCCAGCATTGGTGTCCCCGAATTCTGGCGTTTTAATGGAAAGGTTTTGCGAATTTATCAGCTTCAAAATCAGAAATACGTTGAGGTAGAAAACAGCCCCACCTTTGCCGTTGTGCCCAAGTTCCGTCTCTATGAATTTCTAGAACAATGCCGCACCAGTGAAGTGCAAGCCAGCAAATCTCTTCGCACTTACATTCAGCAGGAATTACTGCACAAGTAA
- a CDS encoding ribbon-helix-helix domain-containing protein, with protein MHTLTRTSTTEMEVTSIRLERELKERLKDLSGSQGYQALIRDILWNYVRQKSGDFTPQVSQNEIRATIAATAQQEEHCALTGKLIRPDEPMLLGLTITGVMVPLSPDSLK; from the coding sequence ATGCATACACTAACCCGCACCTCAACCACCGAAATGGAAGTGACCAGCATTCGCCTGGAGCGGGAACTCAAGGAGCGGCTCAAAGATTTATCGGGTAGTCAGGGCTATCAGGCACTTATTCGAGATATTCTGTGGAACTATGTGCGGCAAAAGTCGGGAGACTTTACGCCCCAGGTTTCGCAGAACGAAATACGCGCCACGATCGCCGCCACCGCCCAACAGGAAGAACACTGCGCCTTAACCGGCAAGCTGATTCGACCCGATGAACCCATGTTATTGGGGCTAACAATCACAGGAGTCATGGTTCCCCTCAGTCCAGACAGCTTGAAATAG